GAAAGAGATGGAGGAACAACTACTGGATGAAATCAATGCTTCCGGCATCGGCCCCGGAGGGCTTGGCGGTAGTGTTACAGCATTGGCAGTCCATATTGATACCTATCCCACTCATATAGCAGGACTTCCGGTAGGTATTAATATCTGCTGTCATGTAAACAGGCATTGTGAACGAACGATCTGAACATCAACCGTGTCCAATGCTGTAATATGAAATCGTCATAAGACATCTATTATAGAATTATAGAATATGAAACAGGATATTAAAAAATGAAAACCATATTTCTTCTATATATAGTGGTTTTTATTACTGAGAAGTCAGTATATTGTTCTGCCGGGAACATTTCTTTCTTAAAATGGCAATAAGAATTACAATAAGTTTCGGAAAGAACAAGTCGTCTGACTCCGGAGGATATAAGATGGAAAAATATATTCAGGCACCTGTCAGAGAAGAGGATATGGTTTCTCTGTGTGCAGGGGACTATGTGTATCTTACGGGTACGATATATACGGCGCGGGATGCCGCGCACAAACGTATGCAGGAAACATTGGCAGAGGGCAATGCACTTCCGATGCAGTTGGAAGGCAATATTATTTATTATATGGGGCCATCTCCGGCAAGAGAGGGGCGAGCGATCGGATCCGCAGGTCCTACGACAGCAAGCCGGATGGACAAATATACACCGGCGCTTCT
The sequence above is a segment of the Lachnospiraceae bacterium JLR.KK008 genome. Coding sequences within it:
- a CDS encoding Fe-S-containing hydro-lyase, whose product is MEKYIQAPVREEDMVSLCAGDYVYLTGTIYTARDAAHKRMQETLAEGNALPMQLEGNIIYYMGPSPAREGRAIGSAGPTTASRMDKYTPALLDLGLKGMIGKGKRSLEVKAAIRRNKAVYFAAVGGAGALLSKSIVKSEVIAYNDLGTEAIRKLEVKDFPVIVVIDSDGNDLYETAVSACHK